A stretch of the Sphingobacterium thalpophilum genome encodes the following:
- a CDS encoding valine--tRNA ligase, with protein MSIAKTYNPKEAEEKWYSYWKENGFFRSTPDEREPYTIVMPPPNVTGVLHMGHMLNNTIQDVLIRRARMQGKNACWVPGTDHASIATEAKVVAMLKEQGIDKKSLTREDFLKHAWEWKEKYGGIILKQLEKLGASCDWERTRFTMDPELYESVIRVFVDLYNKGLIYRGYRMVNWDPEAKTNISDEEVIYKEKNGKLYHLKYQVEGTDKYIVVATTRPETIFGDTAVCINPNDERYTWLKGKQVIVPIVGRKVNIIEDEYVDLEFGTGCLKVTPAHDVNDYALGKKHDLEFVDIFTDEAKLNENGLHYAGMDRFKVRKEIEQELEEKGLLEKVENYTNNVGTSERTGAVIEPKISNQWFLKMEDLARPALDNVMDDTIKFHPTKFKNIYRNWMENVTDWNISRQLWWGHRIPAYFYGDGNDDFVVAQTIEEALVLAQEKSGNARLTITDLRQDEDVLDTWFSAWLWPISVFNGINEPENAEINYYYPTQDLVTAPDIIFFWVARMIVSGYEFRGQLPFENVYFTGIVRDKLGRKMSKSLGNSPDPIDLMNEYGADATRMGMLLTAPAGNDLPFDVELCVQGRNFANKIWNAFRLVKGWETVESPASESDKIAAAWFDARFNQTLTDIEEHFKHYRLSDALMATYKLVWDDFCAWYLELVKPAYGSPIAAATLDTVKTFFERVLTLVHPFMPFITEELWHDELFGKNAKDCIIVAAFPTVDIYDEQMIKEFAIVQQIISEIRNIRNSKGISPKVALPLAVNQQSDINLVQYIAIISKIANLQEVTFVTEKVAGATSFLAGKDECYVILENNIDVAAERERIEKELAYLKGFLVSVEKKLSNERFVQNAKPEIVENEKSKKADAEAKIKILEESLAALG; from the coding sequence ATGAGCATAGCGAAAACTTACAATCCAAAAGAAGCTGAAGAAAAATGGTACAGCTATTGGAAAGAGAACGGCTTTTTCCGTTCTACTCCGGACGAACGTGAACCTTATACGATTGTGATGCCGCCGCCAAACGTCACTGGCGTATTGCATATGGGGCACATGCTGAACAATACCATTCAAGACGTTTTGATCCGCCGTGCCCGCATGCAGGGTAAGAATGCATGCTGGGTACCAGGAACTGATCATGCCTCTATTGCCACGGAAGCTAAGGTCGTCGCTATGTTGAAGGAACAAGGCATTGACAAAAAGTCTTTGACCCGTGAAGATTTTTTAAAGCATGCCTGGGAATGGAAAGAGAAATATGGGGGCATTATCCTGAAGCAGCTTGAAAAACTGGGCGCTTCCTGCGACTGGGAACGCACGCGTTTTACGATGGACCCCGAGTTATACGAGTCGGTTATCCGTGTATTCGTTGACCTGTACAACAAAGGGCTGATCTATCGGGGCTACCGCATGGTCAACTGGGATCCTGAGGCGAAGACCAACATCTCCGATGAGGAAGTTATTTACAAAGAAAAGAATGGAAAGTTATACCATCTGAAATATCAGGTAGAAGGCACCGACAAATACATTGTGGTCGCGACAACCCGTCCCGAAACCATCTTTGGGGACACAGCGGTGTGTATCAACCCCAACGACGAACGGTATACCTGGCTGAAAGGAAAGCAGGTTATCGTGCCGATCGTAGGACGTAAAGTCAATATCATTGAAGACGAGTATGTTGACCTCGAGTTCGGAACGGGCTGTCTTAAAGTGACTCCCGCACATGACGTCAACGACTATGCGCTCGGCAAAAAGCATGATCTGGAGTTTGTGGATATTTTTACGGACGAAGCAAAATTAAATGAAAACGGCCTCCATTACGCCGGCATGGACCGCTTCAAAGTCCGCAAAGAAATTGAGCAGGAGCTCGAAGAAAAAGGACTACTCGAGAAAGTAGAAAATTACACCAATAACGTGGGCACATCGGAGCGCACAGGGGCGGTCATAGAACCAAAAATCTCGAATCAATGGTTCTTGAAAATGGAAGATCTTGCCAGACCGGCTTTGGACAATGTAATGGATGACACCATTAAGTTCCACCCGACCAAATTCAAAAACATCTACCGCAACTGGATGGAAAATGTAACCGACTGGAATATCTCGAGACAGTTGTGGTGGGGGCATCGGATACCAGCTTACTTCTACGGCGACGGCAATGATGACTTCGTTGTCGCACAGACAATTGAAGAAGCACTGGTACTCGCACAGGAAAAGTCCGGTAATGCACGGCTGACAATAACTGATCTGCGCCAGGATGAAGACGTTCTTGATACGTGGTTTTCGGCTTGGCTGTGGCCTATTTCTGTATTCAACGGCATCAACGAGCCCGAGAATGCGGAGATCAACTACTACTACCCCACACAGGATCTCGTTACCGCTCCTGATATTATTTTCTTCTGGGTGGCGCGCATGATCGTCTCGGGCTATGAATTCCGCGGACAGCTGCCTTTTGAAAATGTATATTTTACCGGTATCGTCCGTGACAAGCTGGGCCGAAAGATGTCAAAATCGCTGGGGAATTCACCGGATCCTATTGATCTGATGAATGAATACGGCGCCGATGCGACAAGGATGGGTATGCTTCTTACAGCTCCTGCCGGCAACGACCTACCTTTCGATGTGGAGCTTTGTGTACAGGGACGTAATTTTGCGAATAAAATCTGGAATGCTTTCCGTTTGGTTAAAGGCTGGGAAACGGTGGAGTCTCCCGCTTCAGAATCAGATAAAATTGCCGCTGCATGGTTTGACGCGAGGTTTAATCAAACATTGACCGATATTGAAGAGCATTTCAAGCACTACCGATTGTCGGATGCGTTGATGGCAACCTATAAACTGGTCTGGGACGACTTCTGCGCCTGGTATCTTGAACTGGTAAAACCAGCGTATGGTTCACCGATTGCTGCCGCAACTTTAGACACTGTTAAAACGTTCTTTGAACGCGTATTGACGCTGGTGCATCCTTTTATGCCATTCATTACTGAAGAGTTATGGCATGATGAACTGTTTGGCAAAAATGCGAAAGACTGTATCATCGTCGCAGCATTCCCTACGGTAGACATTTATGATGAGCAGATGATCAAAGAATTTGCCATCGTCCAACAAATTATTTCTGAGATCCGCAATATCCGCAATTCGAAAGGGATATCACCAAAAGTAGCTTTGCCTCTGGCAGTCAATCAGCAATCAGACATCAACCTTGTGCAATATATTGCGATCATTTCAAAGATTGCGAACTTACAGGAAGTAACCTTTGTGACAGAGAAAGTCGCGGGTGCCACAAGCTTCCTTGCCGGCAAGGATGAATGCTATGTTATACTCGAAAACAACATCGATGTTGCTGCCGAACGCGAACGCATTGAGAAAGAACTCGCTTATCTAAAGGGCTTTCTCGTATCGGTTGAGAAAAAGCTTTCAAACGAACGTTTTGTTCAGAATGCAAAACCCGAAATCGTTGAAAATGAAAAAAGCAAAAAAGCCGACGCCGAAGCTAAGATCAAAATCCTGGAAGAAAGTTTAGCTGCATTGGGCTAA
- a CDS encoding LTA synthase family protein produces the protein MKLKGILAPYIAVAIRFAFLLVVYALLRGGFYLMNASLFPNVNGSKLLVMFAGGVRFDIVALLYFNILFIVMQTLPGPFTYHQTYQKLSKWIFVVVNSLGIALNLVDFAYYPFTLKRTTGTVLDQFSNESNLLKLAFDFCLDYWYLIIILALIVYGLIKSYRLIRIERPKRYTWKSLLLQIPFFLLTIFLFIGGVRGGWAHSTRPITLSNAGDYVETPEEMNIVLNTPFSILKTLKAVNLKPVHYYSDPQLMAIYNPVHQPKTDKPFQKKNVVVLILESFAKEHFGELNKDIQGGKYKGYTPFLDSLIRHAYTFTDTYANGRKSIDALPSVITGIPSIGEPFVLSVYSGNETTSLAKLLAEKGYETAFFHGAPNGSMGFSAYMKLAGIQHYYGKNEYNNDQDFDGIWGIWDEPFLQFTAKTINTFKQPFFASFFSLSSHHPFKVPAKYQGRFPKGPLPVQEPIGYTDNALREFFATASKMPWFDNTLFVICADHATVSYLPEYQTTAGGFQIPIIFYAPGDRLVGKSDKLVQQIDIMPTVLNYLHYDKPYFAFGSDAFQPGRDNFVLNNNAGSYNFYYKDYMMSYDGLKPTSLYNLKQDRLMKQDLLKAQPAILDTMETKMKAFIQQYNNRMIENKLTVNR, from the coding sequence ATGAAGTTAAAAGGAATACTAGCTCCTTATATTGCTGTAGCTATCCGCTTTGCTTTTCTTTTAGTCGTTTATGCGCTGCTGCGCGGCGGATTTTATCTGATGAACGCTTCCCTGTTCCCCAATGTGAATGGAAGCAAACTGCTCGTCATGTTTGCCGGTGGGGTTCGTTTTGATATTGTAGCGCTACTGTATTTCAATATCCTCTTCATCGTGATGCAGACCCTGCCGGGACCATTTACTTATCATCAGACTTATCAAAAGTTGTCTAAATGGATCTTTGTGGTGGTCAATTCACTCGGTATTGCACTGAACCTGGTCGACTTTGCGTATTATCCTTTTACACTGAAACGCACGACAGGCACGGTGCTCGACCAATTTTCAAACGAGTCCAATCTCCTCAAACTGGCCTTCGACTTCTGCCTGGACTATTGGTATCTGATCATTATTCTGGCCTTAATTGTTTATGGGCTGATCAAATCCTATCGTTTGATCCGGATTGAGCGTCCGAAGCGGTATACCTGGAAGTCACTGCTGTTGCAGATACCTTTCTTTCTGCTGACCATATTTCTGTTTATAGGAGGTGTACGTGGTGGCTGGGCTCATAGCACGCGCCCCATCACCCTGAGCAATGCAGGCGATTATGTGGAGACACCCGAAGAAATGAACATTGTGCTGAATACACCATTTAGCATCTTAAAGACGCTGAAAGCCGTCAATCTCAAACCCGTCCATTATTATTCTGACCCTCAGCTGATGGCGATTTATAATCCGGTTCATCAGCCGAAGACCGATAAGCCTTTTCAGAAAAAGAATGTTGTGGTGTTGATTCTGGAGAGTTTTGCGAAAGAACATTTCGGTGAATTGAATAAAGATATCCAAGGGGGTAAGTACAAGGGCTATACCCCTTTCCTGGACTCATTGATCCGCCATGCCTACACATTTACGGATACCTATGCGAATGGACGCAAGTCCATCGATGCGCTGCCCTCGGTGATCACCGGCATTCCATCTATAGGTGAACCTTTCGTACTTTCGGTATATTCCGGTAACGAGACTACCAGTCTGGCCAAACTGCTGGCCGAAAAGGGCTATGAGACGGCCTTTTTCCATGGAGCTCCGAACGGCAGCATGGGCTTTTCAGCTTATATGAAATTGGCCGGTATCCAGCATTATTATGGGAAGAATGAGTATAATAATGATCAGGACTTTGACGGTATCTGGGGGATCTGGGATGAGCCGTTTCTGCAGTTCACTGCCAAAACGATCAATACGTTCAAACAGCCATTTTTTGCGAGCTTCTTTTCCTTGTCTTCCCACCATCCATTTAAAGTTCCCGCGAAGTATCAGGGACGGTTTCCCAAAGGTCCGCTGCCTGTTCAGGAACCGATCGGATATACAGACAATGCCCTGCGCGAGTTTTTTGCTACGGCATCCAAGATGCCGTGGTTTGACAATACGCTGTTTGTTATCTGTGCAGACCATGCTACCGTAAGCTATCTGCCCGAATATCAGACGACAGCCGGCGGCTTCCAGATCCCGATCATCTTTTATGCGCCGGGGGATCGGTTAGTAGGCAAATCAGATAAACTGGTGCAGCAGATTGATATTATGCCTACCGTACTCAATTACCTACATTATGACAAGCCTTATTTCGCGTTCGGGTCGGATGCCTTTCAGCCGGGACGGGACAATTTTGTGCTTAACAACAATGCAGGGAGCTATAATTTTTACTATAAAGACTATATGATGTCTTATGATGGTCTGAAACCTACTTCATTATATAATCTTAAACAGGACCGACTGATGAAACAGGATCTGCTGAAAGCCCAGCCAGCCATTCTGGATACGATGGAAACCAAAATGAAAGCTTTTATCCAGCAGTACAATAACCGTATGATTGAAAATAAGCTGACGGTGAACAGATAG
- a CDS encoding LTA synthase family protein — translation MQRFANELRALTQYFLFWLIICFIDRLIFIIAFFEKIGFSHFNEIFRIYYHGLSLDFSAVSYICAIPFLVYCILGFFPKAHPKRTILDIYTVVVLVLFFVVSFINVNIYREWGDKISKRAIDAFLASPSGAVASAESTPVFFPILGMMIGIFCGYYIYRWMFKRVHFYNIKSPVGNFLKLAVGVFVLFTFIRGGYGRATLNPSKAYYSEETFYNHAAVNTQWSLLRDFFTKSTKLKNPYNFYGDDLQTVQEQLKPVFHNQPDSTVEVLNTTRPNVVIIMLESFVGDLIESLGGEKGITPHMEELIKGGILFDRIYAAADRSDKGMVAILSGFPAQGPESIIKYIDKHENMPAIGQEFDRAGYETSFYHGGQSEFYNFKSYMLTHGISRVVDNASFGLDAERASWGVYDHVVFNRMIQDFNKEKQPFFSTVFTLINHEPFELKHGYKFGNSNNADKFRSTANYTDSAVFDFISKAKKEPWYKNTLFIVVADHGHRLPSEKWDLSHPNRFHIPLIFFGEVIKPEYRGKVIDRIGNQTDLAATLLKQLRLPADRYHWSRDLFNPTMPQVAFYNSKDAFGVITPKQAVSFDNVGRIVNYKANKEYPAAKTDSLLSIAKAYYQEVYREFLKY, via the coding sequence ATGCAACGATTTGCAAACGAGCTTAGAGCGTTAACACAATACTTTCTATTTTGGTTAATTATCTGTTTTATAGACAGGTTGATTTTTATTATCGCTTTCTTTGAGAAAATCGGTTTTTCTCACTTTAACGAGATTTTCAGAATTTATTATCACGGCTTGAGTCTGGACTTTTCTGCCGTATCTTATATTTGTGCGATCCCGTTTCTGGTGTATTGTATTCTGGGATTTTTTCCAAAAGCTCATCCCAAACGGACGATCCTCGATATTTATACGGTAGTTGTGCTGGTGTTATTTTTTGTCGTCAGCTTTATCAATGTTAATATTTACCGTGAATGGGGAGATAAGATATCAAAACGTGCTATCGACGCCTTTCTTGCATCTCCCTCGGGTGCCGTTGCCTCTGCTGAATCCACACCGGTATTTTTTCCGATTCTGGGCATGATGATCGGTATATTTTGTGGCTACTATATCTACCGCTGGATGTTTAAAAGGGTTCATTTCTACAATATCAAATCGCCTGTCGGTAACTTCCTCAAACTTGCAGTAGGTGTTTTTGTGCTCTTTACTTTCATTCGTGGCGGATATGGCCGCGCTACCCTCAACCCGAGCAAAGCTTACTACTCGGAAGAAACCTTTTATAATCATGCGGCGGTCAACACCCAATGGTCATTGTTGCGGGACTTTTTTACTAAAAGCACAAAGCTCAAAAACCCTTATAACTTTTATGGTGACGATCTGCAGACCGTTCAGGAGCAATTAAAACCTGTCTTTCATAATCAGCCTGATTCCACTGTCGAAGTTCTCAACACCACGCGCCCCAATGTCGTAATTATCATGTTGGAGAGCTTTGTTGGCGATCTAATCGAGTCGCTGGGCGGCGAAAAGGGTATTACTCCGCATATGGAAGAATTAATCAAGGGTGGCATTTTATTCGATCGCATTTATGCTGCTGCGGACCGCTCCGACAAAGGAATGGTGGCGATATTGAGCGGTTTCCCCGCTCAAGGCCCGGAAAGCATCATCAAATATATTGACAAACACGAAAATATGCCCGCCATCGGGCAGGAATTTGACAGGGCAGGTTACGAAACTTCGTTTTACCACGGTGGACAGAGCGAGTTCTATAATTTCAAATCCTATATGCTCACTCACGGCATCTCTAGGGTCGTTGACAATGCCAGCTTTGGGCTGGATGCCGAGCGGGCCTCCTGGGGAGTGTATGACCATGTGGTCTTCAATCGGATGATCCAGGATTTTAACAAGGAAAAACAACCGTTTTTCTCCACGGTTTTTACCTTGATCAATCACGAGCCCTTTGAGTTAAAACACGGTTACAAGTTCGGAAACAGCAACAATGCCGATAAGTTTAGAAGTACGGCAAACTATACCGATTCTGCCGTTTTTGATTTTATCAGTAAAGCCAAAAAAGAGCCCTGGTATAAAAATACATTGTTTATTGTTGTCGCCGATCATGGTCACCGGCTGCCATCCGAAAAGTGGGACCTCTCTCATCCCAACAGATTTCACATTCCGCTGATTTTCTTCGGAGAGGTGATCAAACCGGAATACCGGGGTAAGGTAATCGACCGAATCGGCAATCAAACGGATCTTGCTGCTACCTTGCTGAAGCAGCTGAGACTGCCGGCTGATCGATATCACTGGAGCCGCGATCTGTTTAACCCCACAATGCCGCAGGTGGCTTTTTATAACTCCAAGGATGCGTTTGGCGTGATCACTCCGAAGCAGGCGGTATCTTTCGACAACGTCGGTCGCATTGTCAATTATAAGGCGAACAAAGAGTATCCGGCGGCTAAGACAGACAGCCTTCTAAGTATAGCCAAAGCTTATTACCAGGAAGTGTATCGTGAATTTCTAAAATATTGA